In the Bdellovibrionota bacterium genome, CTTCGTGGGATTCGTGAGTATCCTCTTTACGCATCATATCGTCGGCCCGGGGTACAAGTTCGAACGGGCCTTGGGCGAACTCATGGAAAGAAATTTGGATGTCTCCATCACGCTTCGAAAATGGGACTATTTTCGAGAAATTCAAGACGGTCTCAATCGAGTCGTCACGCGCTGGCGGGAAGACCTCGGAAAAGTGTCCCGGGACCAAAAAAAGGCGCTTTCTCTGATCCGCGATCTGCGCGGAAAAACACTCACCGCGGAAAAAGGGGAAGAAATCGAACAGCTCTTGCTCTCGATCGGAGTCATTACCGACAGTTACAAGGGTTTTTCAGTTTAACGCGTCAAGACTCGATACATCCATTCCTGCCCGCCCAAAGCGTAGAGCAGGAGGCCGAGACAGAGAAAGGGTCCAAAGGGTATCGGGTACTTCGTCGTTTTCCCGCGAAAAACCACAAGCGAAACGCCTACCAACGAGCCGAATAGCGATCCGTAAAACAGAGAGGTGAGAACCCCTCCCACTCCGGCGTGGGCGCCAAATCCCGCCAGCAATTTGACATCGCCGAGGCCGATCCCTTCGCGATCGGTCACTTTTTCGTAGGCCCACCCCACCCCCCAGAGCAGGCCGGCGCCAGACACGGCTCCAATGACCGCTTCCACGGGAGCTACATTCCAATCGAAACCGATCCAATGCGCCCCGAAGGCGACGACGAGGCCGATCCCGATGGCGGATATGGAAATCGAGTTCGGAATGATTCGATGTTCGAAATCAATCGCGCTGACGGTCACCAGCGCGGCCGAAAAAAAGAAATAATAGACGCTCGCAAAACCGACCCCGCGCGTGCGCACCAGCCACCAGGCGATTCCTCCGATCGTCAGCTCAATCCAAAAATAACGGCTTCCAAACGCGGTTCCGCATCGACGGCAACGTCCGTGGAGCAAGACATAGCTAAGCAACGGGATGTTGTCGTAGAAACGAATCAGGGAACCGCAGCGGGTGCAGCGGGAGCGCGGAAAAATGATCGAGAGATCGCGCGGAAGACGATAGATGCAGGCATTTGCAAAGCTGCCCACGACGGAGCCGAATAGAAAACCAAACAGTTGCAATGTGGCGGATTCGCTCATCGAATCGTCAGTGAAAGAAGTTCGGAATCGAGAATTGCAGGATGCCAGCCCAGCACAGGAGAAGGCTGCCGGTCGCCAGGATCGCCCACGGCAAAACTCCCCACCCGTCCCGATGCGAGGAACGGTAAAGCCCCGTGAAAAAGCCGGCCGCGCCGATGACGATCCCCGCAACGTCCAACATTTTCTGGATCATGGGGTCACCATTTCCGCCAGCCGATCCTCACCTCGATTTCGAAATCGTTCCGCCAATTCACGACGGTAGGTTTGCGTCTTCGCCGTGGGACCGAGGTGCGCGAGAATGCCTTCGGACGATTTCGAAAGAATCCGATCGTTCATTTCGGCGGTGCGTTGGTGAAGGGAAAGAGGCGCACGAAATTCCACGAAGGCGTTATCGTCCGTATTCAAAGGTGCCTCGCCCGCAAAACGGGCTATGCCTTCCGGACCCATCAGAAAGCGGCCCAGAAGATCGATTCCCCGGTTCAGACCGATTTCGGCCAACTCCCGCTTCAACAGGGGAGAAGTCCATCGTGAACTCGTTAAATCCGGATGCAGGTAGATGTTTCCCTCGCTACCGATGAGAAGAAGATCATAACCTTCGACCGATTCAAACACCAAAACATGGCCAAAAACGGATGCAAAGGTTTTGAGAATAGATCCGACCAAGGTTCTCGACATCCCGTAAATTGGCAGCCATTGGCACATCACGCCCCCCTCTTCCAACCTTCCTCGCGCCATCTGAAAAAATTCCCGCGTAAAGAGCGGCGCCACGCCGCTCATCCAGGGATTCGAGGGTTCCGACGTGATGACATCGAATTTTTCTCGGCGGGTGGCCAGAAAATGCCGGGCATCGGTCAGAACAATTCGGTGTTCCGGCGGTTTCAAGGGACCGAAATTGACCTCGCTAAAATAGCGAGAAGCTTCCAGAACCGCGGGCTCGATTTCAACGGCTGTGACATGCGCACCTTGAAAA is a window encoding:
- a CDS encoding prepilin peptidase, with translation MSESATLQLFGFLFGSVVGSFANACIYRLPRDLSIIFPRSRCTRCGSLIRFYDNIPLLSYVLLHGRCRRCGTAFGSRYFWIELTIGGIAWWLVRTRGVGFASVYYFFFSAALVTVSAIDFEHRIIPNSISISAIGIGLVVAFGAHWIGFDWNVAPVEAVIGAVSGAGLLWGVGWAYEKVTDREGIGLGDVKLLAGFGAHAGVGGVLTSLFYGSLFGSLVGVSLVVFRGKTTKYPIPFGPFLCLGLLLYALGGQEWMYRVLTR